The Yersinia entomophaga nucleotide sequence AATACGCGCCGTCGTCGTTATCCGGCTTGCCAGCCAGAACAGTGAAAGAAAGTGTCATTCTCTTACCCCTTAACCATTTACCCGCCAATAAAAAAGGCCACCTAAGTGACCTCTATAATTTGAGCTGGGATATTTATCCACGCCCAGCCGTGGTTTCCCTGCTTTCCACAGTCAAAGGAAATTGATATGTTGGTTATTCCACAGTCAATATAGGGATTTAGAAATGGCAGATTTTACTGTTAGGGTTGAGTTGCATAATGCTGACGCTGATGACTACGAAACTCTTCACGAAAAAATGAAYGCAAAGGGGTATCAAAAAGAAATAACCACAGATGGTAAAACTTATAAATTACCGAATGCTGAATATGTCTGTAGTAAAGATTTATCTACACCTGAAATTCGTGATGATGTACTGAGAATTGCAAACTCGGTAAAGCCAAAGTCTGACGTATTGGTTACAAAATCTAGCGGAAGAGCATGGAGCCTTAGTAGARYCTAMTAATCTTGACCGAGCTTCTCCTTTTCCTCATTATTTTCTGTGGAATAAAGCTCAATAAATGCCTCTCTTACCTCTCGGGCCAGTGTTTTAACTGGCTCTATTTGCTCATCCATCCCCATACCTAAAGTAGAAAGTCTGTTTGAAAGCGTTTGGGCTGCGATTAACTGCATTTCAAGTGGTAACTCGACAAATCTCATAACTACCTCTCTGTTTAAATAAGTTGAATGCTGCTACTTAACAATGTGTGTTGCTTCTTTACGGTTGGTGCGGTACCCAGCGCTAAATATCGCTACCTGAGGTAAACACGTCTTACCACCTAACTTCTTTGCTGCTGGCTCCGTGAAGCACTTGCGACGTGCGTCGCGTATCTTCGCCAGCTCACAATCTTTCGCGCCCTTGTGGTGCTGCTGAATGTGCATAAGCGGTATCTTTGGGTTGAAGTCCAATCCGCACACCGGACAACGAATTTCATTCTTCATTTGCCACCTCTCGTTTAGAGAACTTATGACTGCCGCCTACACCTGACAGCGACAGGGTATAAATTCACTTTCTCCTTAAAGAACACTTAGCGGTCGATCCCTCTCGGGGCCGGGGGTGATTACATCGCTCACCCCGTTGCGTGCTGCTTAGTTGGCGTCCTGCCGTGTTGATGGAATAGATAATAGCTTTGGATATAATACATGTAAATAGCCAAAGATATAATAATATAGATTTAGCTATTTAATTATTGATTGATAAAGGTATTTATTTTTAAAAATAATTCAGGCGTGACCATTCGCACCGGCTATCAGGCGTGAAAAGTGTGAAGTGAGTTGTGTTTAATACGGGTAGAGTGGTGAGATTGTCAGATTACAGGCACAAAAAACCCGGCAGCGGGGCCGGGTTATTTTAATATTATCGAGAAAAGTGTTGGCCCTTTATTGTCAGAGCTCATCTGTCAAATTTAGCTCCAATGTGCCGTTTTTCTTGGGCATCACTTGGTCTACCGTTTTGACAAATCGATTCCATCCATGTCCATTAGATATAGCCAACCTTTGTAGCATAATTAACGAGTGAAGGTGCTGAGATAGCATTGGATTCCCAATATCTGAAGTTAACCATTGGTGTAATTTATTTTTTCTATTACCTTTATCGTCTTTGGGGGATTTTTTTTCAAGCTCTGAAAGAATACCATCTCCCAATCGGTCATAAACCAAATCTCTGGTGTAGTGTGAAACAACGCTATACCTGTTTTTACTCATCCCTTGCCATGGCCAATTTTTTAGCTTGTAAATATTTTCGTAGAACTCATCAGGGAATTTTTTAGCCCAAGCAGCAAGTTCTTTACTTATTATTTTATTAAGAAATTCTTGAAGTGCATCCCTTGGTCTTACCTCTTGATACCCAGTGGCCTCATCAACCAGAGATACAATACCAACCCTTGCAAACGCCCTGATAAGCATGTCTGAATACTGAGCATATCTAAATTCCTGCTCTGTGGTTAACAGGTTCCCATCTCTGGCAGCAAGGATGGCCTCGCATAACTCCTGAAGAATGGTAGCTTCAAAGCCATCCGCAAAAACATTGGTGTTACTTGAACCCTTTATAGGAAAGGCCCCAATGAACTTTATTGGGTTTTCGATGGCCAATATTAACTCTTTGTTTTTGCTTGGGTTAAGCATTTTATGACCCGCTAAACGGGCAACCCCTTGGCCACGGCCTTTCATACCTATTGACGCCGTTAAGCTTCTTCCTGATATAACCCTTCGACCATCATCAAGAACAAAGCATGGAATCTTTATCCCTGAAATATCAATCTCGCCTTTATGGGTAGCTTTAGGCACATTTTTAGCCACCGCACCCATTCTAGCTATTTCCTTTCTTCTTTCTGACGAAAGGGAGTCAGCTCTCGCTACCCCTCCCTTTGATTGCTTGCTTTCCATACACTCAGCCTCTCAACTTTGATGATGAGAACAATCTTTATACAAAAGGATAATTCTAGCAAGCAGTTTATGTAATTGTGCTTGCTATAAACATTCCGGTCGGGTTGGTTCTATTGGCGGCCTAATGCTATCTATGAACTGGGATGCCTCTTTTTTGACTGCGTGAAATTCCAGATCGTTAAATGCCATTATTCCTCCTTGAGCTAGCAGTAGGTTAGCCGTGGGTTAGTAATCTATCTCTGACCACCAGAACACGCGGCCAATAATTTCAATATCTTTTAGATTCTTCTCTTCATCTGGATATTCAGACTTGTTGTAACTCCGCACGCTGACACGACCAGGGCCCACACGATAAAGCATTTTTACTCGCTTCCATCCATCCTCATTGATCGCGTACATCTTACCGTCAATTATCTTTTTATCATCAGTGTTAATGGCGACTGTCGCACCATCTGATATTTTTGGCTCCATGCTATTACCGCGAGCTGGGAAGCAAAGTATTCCAGATCCATCAGTGTTAGCCCCTATTCGACGTAGCGTTGCCTTGGAGAATCTGAGCATAAACCCGTTGTAGTCCTCATCAGAGACGCTTCCATCGCCACATGCAAATTCAATATCCCTAAGGAATGGGACTTCAACCTCATCATCGTCAAGAGGGGTATTTTTATCCCACGCCTTAACTCCAACCCATTCACTTTCAGGTGGGATTGTTGAGTCAGGATGGTGTGGGTTTACACCGCTTTCGCGCATTGGCTCTATTCCTTCACTAAGCCATTCCGGCCGAACACCTAAAACTCTGGCTATTTGAACGGATTTCCTTGAAGAGTTGGCTTTTCCTGAAGTTAGTTTCCAGACGCTAGGCTGTGCCATGCCTACGGCCTCAGCGAGAGAACCCTGAGTAAACCCACCTTCTTTCATGGCTAAATTTAGCCGATCTGCAAAAGTCATTTTTTCCATTTACTTAGTCTATAGCCATGGCTATACCCAATCAAATATCTAAAGCTATTTACAATATGAATAGCTTTGGCTATTATCTGTGTATCTACAAAAGCAGGAGTTATTTATGGTCAACGAAGCTATTAAGTCGGCTATTAACATCGTAGGAAGTCAGCAGAAGTTAGCTGAAGCTTGTGATGTTAGACAGCCTTCCGTTTGGTCTTGGTTGCATGGGAAGAAAAAGGTTTCCGCCGAAAATGCGAAACGCATTGAAAAGGCGACCAAAGGACTAATCCCTGCATACCGAATCAG carries:
- a CDS encoding XRE family transcriptional regulator, yielding MEKMTFADRLNLAMKEGGFTQGSLAEAVGMAQPSVWKLTSGKANSSRKSVQIARVLGVRPEWLSEGIEPMRESGVNPHHPDSTIPPESEWVGVKAWDKNTPLDDDEVEVPFLRDIEFACGDGSVSDEDYNGFMLRFSKATLRRIGANTDGSGILCFPARGNSMEPKISDGATVAINTDDKKIIDGKMYAINEDGWKRVKMLYRVGPGRVSVRSYNKSEYPDEEKNLKDIEIIGRVFWWSEIDY
- a CDS encoding transcriptional regulator, whose protein sequence is MVNEAIKSAINIVGSQQKLAEACDVRQPSVWSWLHGKKKVSAENAKRIEKATKGLIPAYRIRPDLTDLFPHPEKAA
- a CDS encoding P63C domain-containing protein produces the protein MESKQSKGGVARADSLSSERRKEIARMGAVAKNVPKATHKGEIDISGIKIPCFVLDDGRRVISGRSLTASIGMKGRGQGVARLAGHKMLNPSKNKELILAIENPIKFIGAFPIKGSSNTNVFADGFEATILQELCEAILAARDGNLLTTEQEFRYAQYSDMLIRAFARVGIVSLVDEATGYQEVRPRDALQEFLNKIISKELAAWAKKFPDEFYENIYKLKNWPWQGMSKNRYSVVSHYTRDLVYDRLGDGILSELEKKSPKDDKGNRKNKLHQWLTSDIGNPMLSQHLHSLIMLQRLAISNGHGWNRFVKTVDQVMPKKNGTLELNLTDEL